AAAGCCAGACCCTCTTTGCTTGTGATTTGTGGCCCAGGTAACAATGGAGGAGATGGCCTGGTCTGTGCCAGACATCTCAAACTCTTTGTGAGTGTTTCATCCTTCTCATCTGCTATGTTTCCAAATATCAAGGCATGCAGCAGATATTAGAGAATTGGTTCTTGTTATAATTAACCCATTTTTCTTAAAGGCATCTATTGCTTTTGGAATCAATGCTGTGTTGTGCTTTTTCTGTAATAGTGACTTTAAATTGGCATCACATAGGCTTAAATAACCTATTAGTATGCATTGCTAAGTAACATGCCTATAGTCTGATTCTTTGTGCTTGATGCTTTGTGTGACTACAGGGTTATGCACCCACCATActgtacccaaagaggccaaACAAACTGTTGTTCCAGGGTCTGACCACCCAGTGTGAGAAGATGGACATCCCTTTCCTAACTGAAATGCCTGAGGTACTAGTGAGCTCTGGctcctgtgttaacctcagaacAAAGTCTATTTGGTTGTTAGGTGTGTGTCCTGACTCCTCGGCTACCTCACATAAGTTTATCTGTGAGTGTCAGTAGTGTCGTATAAAAGGTTGTTGGTGTATTTATCTTGGGAGTGTGTATGTGATGCTGTGCAGTTGTTAATTCTGACAGTGACAGAGATGATCCTCTTAGGCAATGGTGGTCGACGAGGCTTACAACCTGGTGATAGACGCCATCTTTGGCTTCAGCTTCAAGGGTGCAGTGCGGGAGCCTTTTGGCTCCATCCTGGACGTGCTGAAGAAGACCACTGTACCCATAGTTAGTATTGACATCCCCTCAGGTGGGTGGGCCCTTAACTCACTTCAATAGAATCTAGAGGGCAGATATAGATGTTTTTCACTAATAAGCTAGTTGAGTAAAACTATCCAGTCTCTACTATATCTCAATCACAAGGTAATAATTGATTTTATATAGTAGAATTTCAAAGTTGGTTTGAAAACTATTTTAGCAAAATCTGGCAGTATTTGGGTGATGGTCTTCGACATCTTTAGATGATAGGCAGTACAGAAAGGTAGTATCTTGAGAAGAGGGAGCATAGATGGTACAGAGACCTTCAGACGGACAGGCCACGGAGCTCCTCAATGGGCACTTAGTCGTCTTGGATAGTCGCAGCTCCTCCTCCATAGGTAGGCTGGATCATCCACTACTGAAATgtagcacccacctgggtgatgctTCGGCAACtgtaaaagtggcagtaataccCCCCCACCCTCGGTAGTGGTCCAGAAAAGCAACAGACGGAGTGAGCCTCTGCATCCCCTCACACCGCAGTCCACTTACCTCTAGGAACTGGGGCACGGGGCTAAATAGCTAATACTGTTGATCTGGTGTTGCTGCATTATTCAAATCATATTAGCAAGCTAGCTATCCAAGCCAAATATAAACTGACTTGCCATAGTCAGTCCTGCATTTCTGTGGGTCACCACCAGATATTTAAATTGATCTATTGATCTAAAAAAAGCTTATAAGAAAATGCCTTGATTAAAAACCACATTTTGGGCAGTATTTTGTTCAGAAAACATTGGGAACGTTATTTGTTGAATCCAGATACAGTGTGCCTTAAGTCTATTAGCTCGGCCAAAATGTTTCCATTGGGATGGAGATATTCTCCCCTACTGTATATGTCCTCTTCAGGTTGGGATGTGGAGCAGGGCAGCACAGATGGACTCCAGCCAGACATGCTAATCTCCCTGACTGCCCCTAAGAAGTCAGCAAAACACTTCTGTGGACGCTACCACTATCTGGGGGGACGTTTTGTGCCTCCTGCCATGGAGAAGAAGTACCAGCTCAACCTTCCTCCGTACCCCAATACTGACTGTGTGTACCAGCTGCAGTAGTGCCAACCatgtatatgtaaaaaaaaaaaataataaaaaaaaaagcttGGTGGGTAAATGCTATTCGCAGTGAGTAAAGTAATGCtcccatgtataacacttgtaatACCCTCTATCTTATGTTCAAAACATTTTATTGTGCATTAATTGGGGTTTCACACATTTCACCCATGAGTCATTCATGCAAAATCTATGTTTTCTGTGAATTACTATGATAACATTTAGTTTAGTCACCAATACATCAGATAATGCTAACTATTTGTTTATGCTATTTTAACAACTAAAAAATACAAGATACAAATGTCAAGACTGTTCTTTTTGAAGTGCTGAATATAACAAATAGTAGATGGTTTCATTATTCTTATACaatgcatacagtaccagtcatcttgaattccaggtgaagctggttgagagtgctAAGagagtgcaaaactgtcatcaaggcaaaaaaattttggtaactacatgattacatgtgttatttatagttttgatgtcttcactactattctacaatgtagatgaTAAAGGAAAAActctgagtaggtgtgtccaaacttttgactggtactgtatagtatgTAGGGCAAATCATCAGAAATGGGGGTATTGTAAAGCAGTTGGCTGTTGTAAAACGTATCACGATGTTGTATGCCATTTCTGTCCCTTTCAAGATTGTACAAGATCACCTTTTCTATGTGACTTGTCAACTGATACAGTATTGCCTCTCTGCTTGAAATTCATCAGCTTACAGTGTATCAATGAAATGTGGGCTATTCTTAAcatgacgcaacgcggagtgcctggatacagcccttagccgtggtatattggaaatataccacaaacccccaaggtgcctttttgctattataaactggttaccaatgcaACTAGAGCAGTATACGGTCTGACGAACCACAACTTATAAATAGTTTTAtaccatgttgaggatcagcgtggtagatgtgttgttgcctacccttaccacctggaggcggtccatcaggaagtccaagatccagttgcagatgtttagccccatggtccttagcttagtgatgagctttgtgggcactatggtgttgaacgctgagctgtagtccatgaacagcattctcacataggtgttccttttttccaggtgggaaagggcattgtggagtgtgattgagattgcgtcatctgtggatctgttggggcggtatgcgaattggagagGGTCTAGGATTtacggcatgatggtgttgatgtgagccatgaccagcattataaagcacttcatggctaccgacgtgagtgctatggggcggtagtcatttaggaaggttaccttcactttgttGGACAtagggattatggtggtctgcttgaaacatgtaggtattacagactcggtaagggagatgttgaaaatgtcagtgaagacactttccagttgatacgtgcatgctctgagtacacgtcctggtaatccgtctggcccagcggctttgtgaatggtgacatgtttaaaggtcttgctcatatcggtgctctcatgcatgcttctgtgttgcttgcctcgaagtgagatTAAAAGGTGTTTagcccgtctggtaggctcgcgtcactggacagctcgttgctaggtttccctttgtagtccgtaatagtttgcaagccctgccacatccgacgagcgtcagagtcaGTGTaggtaggattcaatcttagtcctttgttgaagctttgcctgtttgatggttcttctgagggcatagtgggatttcttataagcatccggattagtgtcccgctccttgaaagcggcaactctaGCATTTAACtcggtgcgaatgttgcctgttgTCTATTTCTTcttgttgggatatgtacgtacgatcactgtggggactatgtcgtcgatgcacttattgatgaagctggtgactgaggtggtatactcctcaatgccattggatgaatcccagaacatattcaagtctgtgctagcaaaacggtCCTGTAGAATACTCCTTTTAATGAAGGCCATTCTAGAGCATCTATTATTT
This genomic window from Oncorhynchus clarkii lewisi isolate Uvic-CL-2024 chromosome 32, UVic_Ocla_1.0, whole genome shotgun sequence contains:
- the LOC139391810 gene encoding NAD(P)H-hydrate epimerase, yielding MLSVRALFRIGFLVTLRATTVLSRRRACPLVSVTNSLYKECFSGQVSTMAQSIKYLGQEEAQQIDEELFSEYGFSVDQLMELAGLSCATAITRAYPTSSLVKARPSLLVICGPGNNGGDGLVCARHLKLFGYAPTILYPKRPNKLLFQGLTTQCEKMDIPFLTEMPEAMVVDEAYNLVIDAIFGFSFKGAVREPFGSILDVLKKTTVPIVSIDIPSGWDVEQGSTDGLQPDMLISLTAPKKSAKHFCGRYHYLGGRFVPPAMEKKYQLNLPPYPNTDCVYQLQ